The DNA region GAAGGTAGAGCATCGTAATCAGGTGTTTGAGGAGCGCGTTGCAACCCGTATTTGGGGTGAAGTGCCTTGTCAGGATAATCCATATATCGCTACCAAAGTGCTCTGCCATGGGTACGATCTGTTGGAGTTGATGAATAAACGTTCTTTTGTCGATGTGTTCTACTTGCTTTTCAGGGGGGAGTTGCCTGGGGCTGAGCAAGCCCAATTACTAGAGCAATTGATGATTGGGCTCATCAATCCCGGCCCACGTCATCCGGCTGTCCGTGCTGCGATGAATGCGGGGGTTGGCAAGACGAATCCCGTTCATATATTACCTATTGCACTTGGTATTTTCGGTGGAGTACAGCGCGGCGCTGGTGCGATCGAACAAACCATGCGCTATTTGCGAAAGTCAGTTCGCACTTCCCCTGCCGACGCAGCAGCTGAGCTGATTAAGGCTGGAGAAACGCACCTTAGTCAGGACAATCTCACTGCATTGATTTTGCCATCTGCGCCAGGATTCGGACGAGTATATGGTAGTCCGGATACCCTCATGGCGACTGTAGCCTCACAGTTACTTGTATTACCTGCATCTGGGCCTTGCCTGCATTGGGCCCATGATTGGTTAGATATTCTTGCTGATGAGGGCATAGGATGGCTCAGTGTTGGTCTGGCAGCGGCTGTTTTTTGTGATTTGGGATTTCAACCTCGATACGGTTCTGTATTGTTTCAGTTATTAGCTGCTCCCGGTTTGGCCGCCCATGGACTTGAGTTGGCTAACAAACCGATTACGGCAATGCCTTTTGTGAAGGACGAGAATTATGTCATCGAACCTTGAGGGCGTAGATATCATGGGGGCGAGTGACCAAACCTCTATCGAAGCGCAGGATGTACTGAATTATCTGGATGGGCGGCGGAATCGGATTTTTAGTCGCATAGGTGGCTGGTTTCCCGGAAAGGGCGTTTATAACCATGGTTATTCGATGCTTGATGAGCTGATAGGAAAGGTTTCCTATTTTCAGGTTTTGATTTTGAATGCTACCGGGCGCCTGGTGGAGCGCAACCTTGCAGATTGGGTAGAAGCTATCTGTGGCTGCTTAAGTTGGCCTGATCCACGCATTTGGTGCAACCAGATTGGGGCCTTGGCGGGTACAGCCAGGGCATCGAATCTGGTCGGGACGGTCATGGGATGTTTGGCGACGGACTCCCGTACTTATGGTGTTTACCCCATTATTGAAGGGGTTCAATTTATCCAGCATGCTTTGGCACAGCAGTGCCAGGGAGTAACACCAAGCAGTATTGTAGAAAAGGCCGTTGGGCAGAGTGGAGGAAAACCAATGATTGTGGGTTATGTCCGTCCAATTGCTAAAGGGGATGAGCGACTAGAGCGAATGGAGGAAATTAGTCGTCACTTGGGGATTGCTCCTGGCCCCCATTTACAGCTGGCTTACGATATTGAAAAAGTTATGAAAGCAAAATATGGCGAAGGCATGAATATTAATGGTTATGTTGCCGCAGTCTTATCGGATCATGGGTTTTCTCCGCAAGAGGTTTACCAAATATTTCCTACAGCAGTAGCCAGTGGGGTTACTGCCTGTTATCGGGACGCCTATTTGCGCCCACCAGAGAGTTTCTTACCCTTACGCTGTGATGATGTGGTGTACCAGGGGCCAGCCTTCCGTGTTGTCCCTCCCGTTGGAGAGGCGAATTAGCTGGATACCTGGCTGTCATTAAGTCGCGGATGTAATGCCAGCACTTGCTCCACTGGCAATGGATGTCCTATGTGGTAACCCTGTACAAAATCAATGCCCATGGTTTTTAGCAGCGATAGTATCTCGGCATTTTCCACATATTCCGCCACCGCTTTTTTGCCCAGAGCCTGGATAACCTGAATCATTGAGCGCACCAGCGTTTGATCCACAGGGTCCTGATGAAGGTTTTGGATAAAGGAGCCATCCAGTTTGATGTAGTCAGCAGGAAGGTCTTTGAGGTAGGCAAAGCTGCTAAATCCCGAGCCGAAATCATCTACGGAAAAACTGCAACCCAATTGGTGCAATTCAGTAATGACG from Cellvibrio japonicus Ueda107 includes:
- a CDS encoding citrate/2-methylcitrate synthase; its protein translation is MATKEESVLGGELPQASPDHGKVEHRNQVFEERVATRIWGEVPCQDNPYIATKVLCHGYDLLELMNKRSFVDVFYLLFRGELPGAEQAQLLEQLMIGLINPGPRHPAVRAAMNAGVGKTNPVHILPIALGIFGGVQRGAGAIEQTMRYLRKSVRTSPADAAAELIKAGETHLSQDNLTALILPSAPGFGRVYGSPDTLMATVASQLLVLPASGPCLHWAHDWLDILADEGIGWLSVGLAAAVFCDLGFQPRYGSVLFQLLAAPGLAAHGLELANKPITAMPFVKDENYVIEP